The nucleotide window TTAAAGCAAAGATAAAGAAGTTTGAAACTTTCAGCTACAACAGTGGAGGGACTAGTCAAACCTCATTTACTAACccatttcattctttttattattcttttattctttatatTTATGAACTCTGTTGCAAGATCATTTTgcctttgtttttgttcttattgAGTTCAGAAAGGAAACCCCCCCAACATACAGAAACCTGGGTTCAATGGGGTCTGAATTCACAGGAGACACAACTATGGATGCAGCAGAGAAGAGGCTCAATGAGCTTGGTTACAAGCAAGAACTTAGAAGAGAAATGGTTAGTTATTTCATCTTCTTGAATATTCTTGATCCtactttcttttttcaaaatagatTTCGGAGAAGCTTAAATTATGTGTAGatgtttttatttgtaattttcgTTTTTTGCCCTTATGATGAAATTCTGAGGTAACAAGGACTTTTTGTGatagaatttttaatattatgacATGATCTTATCACAAAAATTTAACTAGTTTGAGATACagaaattattatatatctaacagtgttttttctttttctattttagtattttcCCTATTTGTGAACTCCTTTTTCATTTGATGttttattattgtaataatAACTCTCAATGATTTAGAGAAAAAGGTTAACAAGTGTGTTGAATGTTGTCCAATTTATGGTGCAGACTATGTTCAAAACACTAGCAATATCATTTTCAACAATGACCCTATTCACAGGAATCACTCCTCTATATGGTTCCAGCCTTCAATATGCAGGACCTGCATCTCTTGTATGGGGATGGGTGGTGGTTTCTTTCTTCACTTGGTTTGTTGGGATTGCAATGGCTGAGATTTGTTCATCTTTCCCGGTTTGTAATTTCATTCTTCAATTTGGTATTATTTCTGTCTTGTAATGAATGATATAGCATCTTGGATATTCCACAATCCTATAATGAAGTAAAAAATAGATACTTTCAACTTCTTGAAATGTTAAATAGTgacaattttttcttcttcatttagtGTCAAGAAATATGCTTAAGAGAAACTATTAGGAAGATACATAATTTCTCGGTTTGTTAAGGTTGGTTTGAGATTGATAAAATCTGGTTTCTACTGGTATCATTGGCTTAAAGATCATGTTTTTCCCAATTTCAAATTTGGAACTTGATCAATTATGTTTGAACAAATTAAATATGTTTTGTAATGAAATCAAGAGTGTATGCATTATATTTGCCTTCGTTTCTAAAATTTTCTGCATCTGTCATTGCAAATTAGTTCACAAAAACTAACTTTCACTTTAAATGCAATACAACAGACAACTGGTTCTTTGTACTTTTGGGCTGCGCATTTAGCCGGTCCGAAATGGGGACCATTTTCTTCATGGTGCTGTGCTTGGCTTGAGACCATAGGACTTATTGCTGGGATTGGAACTCAGGTATTTAATTGCACTTTGGTTgaagaaatttgaaatttctaCTCAgactatataaatataatattacagAATGTTTTACATTTGTAACTGAATGTTTTCATGGTTGTAAAACAGGCATATGCAGGATCACAAACATTGCAGAGTATAATCTTACTCTCAACAGGAACAAATAAAGGTGGAGGGTACTTTGCTCCAAAATGGTTATTCTTGTGTATGTATATTGGCTTAACTGTCATATGGGCAGCACTCAACACATTTGCATTGGAAGTGATTGCCTTGATAGATATGATTTCAATATGGTGGCAGGTACTTTAAGcatgttttttatattttaaacattttatttttaccaTTTATGAATGTTTCCTCATCTGGATAGGATTAGGGATTTTCTATTATACTATTTCATAGTACAAAAATATTACGTGCACACAAAAAATCAGTTACCAAAATCagtcattatatatttgtatataaatacatgtattcTTTATACCGATAATTGATTTGGAGACTGATTTTTACTATATACGTAATATGATTCTTCCTAATATtattcactctctctctctctagttGTCTCTCCTTATTTAATGAACAAATAAGGAGCTACTTCTATTTATACTTATTGTTTTGCCTCTAAGTATTGTTCTAAAACTTAACaactacttttaaaaaaagttgTACACACACTCTCAATTTGATTAAAGCCTAAATCTACTTCTAGATTTGCATTTTATAAACAAATGAAGCTTCATGTACTACAAATTAGTCACAGATTTTCTTGGTATGTTGGAGTAAAATCActcatttatttcatttttttttaatttttggtatCAGCTTATTGGAGGAATAGTGATTGTGATAATGCTTCCTCTGGTATCACTTACTACACAATCTGCTTCATATGTATTCACACACTTGGAGTTGGCACCTGAATCAACTGGAATTACAAGCAAACCTTATGCTGTGATTCTTGCATTTCTTGTGAGCCAGTATTCCCTCTTTGGATATGATGCTGCCGCGCATTTAACTGAAGAAACCAAAGGTGCTGACAAGAATGGACCTATTGCCATACTTGGCAGCATTGGCATGATTTCAGTCTTTGGTTGGGCTTATATTCTTGCACTTACATTCAGCATTCAGGTATATCTATCTATATATACACAACTTCAATCTAGTAGTAACAAACATCATGAACATATAATTTAGTTGACCTATTTACATGTACTTCTTTGaccaaattcaaaagatttcCTGATAGAGAGAGACACtgcttttgttctttttttttttctttcttcctttattttgttatgcCTGTTGTGTGAGGGACTTGATAGTAATTTAAGTTGTCTTATCTCTTGTTGACTTAGAATAAACCATACAGGATTTAATACAAAGGATGATAGTAACAGCAACTTTTCTATTCTCTTCAGAATTTCGGTTACCTTTATGATACAAACAATGAGACTGCTGGAGCATTTGTGCCAGCACAAATACTCTATGATGCATTCCATGGAAGATATCACAATTCTATTGGAGCAATCATTCTACTATTTATCATTTGGGGTTCATTCTTTTTTGGTGGACTTTCAATCACTACAAGTGCTGCTAGAGTTGTAAGTATGACACTTcctctttttgtttgtttgattcGGAAACCTGCATGGGATCACAAGCTTGCACAAATCAATTTACAAGAAAATGTGGATATGGTCACAATCAATAAGAGAATGACATTTAAGATGTAGCGCGCCACTGACTTAAACTCTTAtcttaaatagtattttttatagaaGAATCTTGGAATTTCTCCTTTAGTTAGCAAGTTCTTGGATTCCAAGCGAAGCAAGTATTATaacttctttgttttcttctttagaTTTGAGTCATAATGTTCTGGAAAAAAATTAAGTACTTTAACCCTTCATAGTCCTAACCATTTATGGTGTATCTCAAAACAATTTTTCAGGTTTATGCTCTGTCTAGAGATAATGGAGTTCCATTTTCGTCCTTATGGCGAAAACTACACCCAAAGCGCAAGGTTCCCTCGAACGCCGTATGGCTCTGTGCAGGAATCTGCATCCTTCTTGGCCTCCCAATCCTAAAGGTCAATGTAGTTTTCACTGCCATAACTTCGATATGCACAATCGGATGGGTTGGTGGGTATGCAGTTCCAATATTTGCAAGAATGGTTATGCCTGAAAAGAACTTCAAGCCTGGACCCTTTTACTTAGGAAAAGCTGGAAGACCAATTTGCTTGATTGCATTTCTGTGGATTTGTTACACTTGTTCCGTGTTCCTTTTGCCAACATTGTACCCTATAACTTGGAATACTTTCAATTATGCACCAGTTGCTTTGGGTGTAGTTTTAGGCCTTATAATGCTTTGGTGGGTTGTAGATGCAAGAAAATGGTTTAAGGGACCAGTTAGGAACATTGATACGCAAAATGGTAAGGTTTAATGTAATTCCTCACAAGTTTGAAGAACAATACTATAATAGATGGAATTTTACCATTCATCTTTTGGTTCCTCAATGTGCTGCTTTGACTTGTACTTACTCTGTGGTCAACAATATTGTTGAAAACTACCATGTTACTTAAAAAATGTTGAATTGTGCAGATCAAAGGTAAAGATTGGTATCTGATAGATAAAATAGTCTTATGGTATCTGAAAGATTGGTTCCACTTGACAAATCCATTTATAAGACATATATTACAAAATTCTAAAGTCATTTATTcccttaaaaagaaaaaagtactAAGGAATTACTTCCCCATCCATAAAAGGGTTGAAGTGGTTTGAAAACTTCTTCTCCTTAGCtttcaattctctcaattctcttaAGTCTTCCAACCATATACTATAGCTTGAGTTCTTAGCAAGAACATCAAGAGACACTTCCTTATTTTCAATAAGTTCCATTGAGTATTTCTCAAACTTGTCAATGCTTTGCCACAACAAAGCAAGCTTGGTTGTATCACTCTCACTTCTAATACTATCCAAGCAATCTCTGGCTTCCTCCACCCTCGCCCAAAAGCACGAATCTTGCGTCAAACTCGCAAACTTGCTCCTCTCACTATTTTCTTCCCTAGCAGCCACACTATCCTTCCACCACCTATCAAAAATCTCATACCTCTTCTCCCTGCCATGTTTTATGTAATGTCCATTTGTTTTCTGCTTCCCTTTGCCATAATACTCAGCAATGTCCAATGGCTCTACAAGCAGCTTATAAAAATGCGAAGTGTTGATCCATTTTGCTCGCAACTCGAAGTCATAAGGCAGCTCATTCCTCTCCAGCATGTCAACCACATTGTTCCAGAACCTTGCAAGCTTGATACGGTTCATGTTGACCTTCATTTCCCTTTTTGAAGAGCCTCTCCTCTTGAACAAATCATAGTATCCCATTTGATCACTCTGTTGATCACACCAAGCTTTGTAACATTCTATTTCTGCCCTGTAAGGTACAAATTTGGATAAGGTAATTGCAAGCCGAGCAGCCTTCAGCGCCGGCGATGGACCTGCTCTCCTAGCCTCCTTAAGGCACTCCTTGGCCGGCTCGAAAGCCGGTTGCTATCAGTTGAAAAAAAGTAATTGTTCAGTTAAACCACTTTCTTCCTgttataatataattagaatcaattagtattatttagtatatctgaatatttattataggagattacgtctttattctaattgatcctaattgatATTCTAACACTTCCAATGTAAACTACCAATGggagaaaaaaaatgttttttaccTGTCTTGTTATCCCTGAAGAGTGGAGTGCCAATTCAAGCCCTGCTTCATAGCTACAATTAGGAACAATCCCTTGCATTGAACTTTTCTTGTTCAAGAATTGCAATGACAATTTATTGACATAATCTCCATATTTTAGATGATCTTCAATACTAGAATCTGGAGAACTTGTTACAAACATCAAGTGCATCATCTTTATAACTGCGGCCGAACTCTCCACACACACTGCTCCTTCGTCCGAAACAAAAAGGAAGCTCCCAAAGGGACGAAACAACCCTTCTACTCCCTCTTGGGTAGCTGCGTGATGCAAGTAAGTCGTGACAAAGCTGAACAACTCAGCTTTGTCCCTATCAGTTACTTGCATCGCAAGGTTCCCAAGAGAGCTTGGATTAGCCATAGAAAATTGCCAAAATTGAAGCAAGGAATTGAGTTGAGCAATGTGAGGCATTGTAGGTGCAAAGAGAATCCTTGGCATGATGTCATGCTTTGTTACCATGTGAATGAAGTTGGCACCCCATCTTTCTTTGAGAATGGCATTGGAAAATGACTGATTCCCAAGCATTGGTGAACCAAAAGTTATGCAAAGAACTGAGATAGAAGAAGATATGTGTTGGAGATATGCCAAAAGCCAAAGGCTGCATAGAGAAGCTATGGCTCCTCCTATGGAATGGCCTGTAATAacaattgatttggttttgctGTTTCTCATAATTGGCAACATCTGAAATTAACATTAACTTTGAATTCTTAGTTGGGTAAAGAAAGACATAGAACACTCAAGGAacagtaaaaataaataaataaataaataactaaattttcTATATACtgacataataataatattacaagAAATAGGTagtgtgtattttatattttaatatatattttatatgattcattgatttttttatgcTCGTAGCATAGTTGAATTTTatgtagagagaaaaaaagagaaagaagaaaaagctttattttttttcctattaACATTTGCTAATTTGCTTTGTTGATGGACACATGTGTCTATCGATTCACTATGTTTTTTTCATCTAgtgttaaatataaaaattataattatttatgatatatatttaattaaactagAGTGAGNNNNNNNNNNNNNNNNNNNNNNNNNNNNNNNNNNNNNNNNNNNNNNNNNNNNNNNNNNNNNNNNNNNNNNNNNNNNNNNNNNNNNNNNNNNNNNNNNNNNNNNNNNNNNNNNNNNNNNNNNNNNNNNNNNNNNNNNNNNNNNNNNNNNNNNNNNNNNNNNNNNNNNNNNNNNNNNNNNNNNNNNNNNNNNNNNNNNNNNNNNNNNNNNNNNNNNNNNNNNNNNNNNNNNNNNNNNNNNNNNNNNNNNNNNNNNNNNNNNNNNNNNNNNNNNNNNNNNNNNNNNNNNNNNNNNNNNNNNNNNNNNNNNNNNNNNNNNNNNNNNNNNNNNNNNNNNNNNNNNNNNNNNNNNNNNNNNNNNNNNNNNNNNNNNNNNNNNNNNNNNNNNNNNNNNNNNNNNNNNNNNNNNNNNNNNNNNNNNNNNNNNNNNNNNNNNNNNNNNNNNNNNNNNNNNNNNNNNNNNNNNNNNNNNNNNNNNNNNNNNNNNNNNNNNNNNNNNNNNNNNNNNNNNNNNNNNNNNNNNNNNNNNNNNNNNNNNNNNNNNNNNNNNNNNNNNNNNNNNNNNNNNNNNNNNNNNNNNNNNNNNNNNNNNNNNNNNNNNNNNNNNNNNNNNNNNNNNNNNNNNNNNNNNNNNNNNNNNNNNNNNNNNNNNNNNNNNNNNNNNNNNNNNNNNNNNNNNNNNNNNNNNNNNNNNNNNNNNNNNNNNNNNNNNNNNNNNNNNNNNNNNNNNNNNNNNNNNNNNNNNNNNNNNNNNNNNNNNNNNNNNNNNNNNNNNNNNNNNNNNNNNNNNNNNNNNNNNNNNNNNNNNNNNNNNNNNNNNNNNNNNNNNNNNNNNNNNNNNNNNNNNNNNNNNNNNNNNNNNNNNNNNNNNNNNNNNNNNNNNNNNNNNNNNNNNNNNNNNNNNNNNNNNNNNNNNNNNNNNNNNNNNNNNNNNNNNNNNNNNNNNNNNNNNNNNNNNNNNNNNNNNNNNNNNNNNNNNNNNNNNNNNNNNNNNNNNNNNNNNNNNNNNNNNNNNNNNNNNNNNNNNNNNNNNNNNNNNNNNNNNNNNNNNNNNNNNNNNNNNNNNNNNNNNNNNNNNNNNNNNNNNNNNNNNNNNNNNNNNNNNNNNNNNNNNNNNNNNNNNNNNNNNNNNNNNNNNNNNNNNNNNNNNNNNNNNNNNNNNNNNNNNNNNNNNNNNNNNNNNNNNNNNNNNNNNNNNNNNNNNNNNNNNNNNNNNNNNNNNNNNNNNNNNNNNNNNNNNNNNNNNNNNNNNNNNNNNNNNNNNNNNNNNNNNNNNNNNNNNNNNNNNNNNNNNNNNNNNNNNNNNNNNNNNNNNNNNNNNNNNNNNNNNNNNNNNNNNNNNNNNNNNNNNNNNNNNNNNNNNNNNNNNNNNNNNNNNNNNNNNNNNNNNNNNNNNNNNNNNNNNNNNNNNNNNNNNNNNNNNNNNNNNNNNNNNNNNNNNNNNNNNNNNNNNNNNNNNNNNNNNNNNNNNNNNNNNNNNNNNNNNNNNNNNNNNNNNNNNNNNNNNNNNNNNNNNNNNNNNNNNNNNNNNNNNNNNNNNNNNNNNNNNNNNNNNNNNNNNNNNNNNNNNNNNNNNNNNNNNNNNNNNNNNNNNNNNNNNNNNNNNNNNNNNNNNNNNNNNNNNNNNNNNNNNNNNNNNNNNNNNNNNNNNNNNNNNNNNNNNNNNNNNNNNNNNNNNNNNNNNNNNNNNNNNNNNNNNNNNNNNNNNNNNNNNNNNNNNNNNNNNNNNNNNNNNNNNNNNNNNNNNNNNNNNNNNNNNNNNNNNNNNNNNNNNNNNNNNNNNNNNNNNNNNNNNNNNNNNNNNNNNNNNNNNNNNNNNNNNNNNNNNNNNNNNNNNNNNNNNNNNNNNNNNNNNNNNNNNNNNNNNNNNNNNNNNNNNNNNNNNNNNNNNNNNNNNNNNNNNNNNNNNNNNNNNNNNNNNNNNNNNNNNNNNNNNNNNNNNNNNNNNNNNNNNNNNNNNNNNNNNNNNNNNNNNNNNNNNNNNNNNNNNNNNNNNNNNNNNNNNNNNNNNNNNNNNNNNNNNNNNNNNNNNNNNNNNNNNNNNNNNNNNNNNNNNNNNNNNNNNNNNNNNNNNNNNNNNNNNNNNNNNNNNNNNNNNNNNNNNNNNNNNNNNNNNNNNNNNNNNNNNNNNNNNNNNNNNNNNNNNNNNNNNNNNNNNNNNNNNNNNNNNNNNNNNNNNNNNNNNNNNNNNNNNNNNNNNNNNNNNNNNNNNNNNNNNNNNNNNNNNNNNNNNNNNNNNNNNNNNNNNNNNNNNNNNNNNNNNNNNNNNNNNNNNNNNNNNNNNNNNNNNNNNNNNNNNNNNNNNNNNNNNNNNNNNNNNNNNNNNNNNNNNNNNNNNNNNNNNNNNNNNNNNNNNNNNNNNNNNNNNNNNNNNNNNNNNNNNNNNNNNNNNNNNNNNNNNNNNNNNNNNNNNNNNNNNNNNNNNNNNNNNNNNNNNNNNNNNNNNNNNNNNNNNNNNNNNNNNNNNNNNNNNNNNNNNNNNNNNNNNNNNNNNNNNNNNNNNNNNNNNNNNNNNNNNNNNNNNNNNNNNNNNNNNNNNNNNNNNNNNNNNNNNNNNNNNNNNNNNNNNNNNNNNNNNNNNNNNNNNNNNNNNNNNNNNNNNNNNNNNNNNNNNNNNNNNNNNNNNNNNNNNNNNNNNNNNNNNNNNNNNNNNNNNNNNNNNNNNNNNNNNNNNNNNNNNNNNNNNNNNNNNNNNNNNNNNNNNNNNNNNNNNNNNNNNNNNNNNNNNNNNNNNNNNNNNNNNNNNNNNNNNNNNNNNNNNNNNNNNNNNNNNNNNNNNNNNNNNNNNNNNNNNNNNNNNNNNNNNNNNNNNNNNNNNNNNNNNNNNNNNNNNNNNNNNNNNNNNNNNNNNNNNNNNNNNNNNNNNNNNNNNNNNNNNNNNNNNNNNNNNNNNNNNNNNNNNNNNNNNNNNNNNNNNNNNNNNNNNNNNNNNNNNNNNNNNNNNNNNNNNNNNNNNNNNNNNNNNNNNNNNNNNNNNNNNNNNNNNNNNNNNNNNNNNNNNNNNNNNNNNNNNNNNNNNNNNNNNNNNNNNNNNNNNNNNNNNNNNNNNNNNNNNNNNNNNNNNNNNNNNNNNNNNNNNNNNNNNNNNNNNNNNNNNNNNNNNNNNNNNNNNNNNNNNNNNNNNNNNNNNNNNNNNNNNNNNNNNNNNNNNNNNNNNNNNNNNNNNNNNNNNNNNNNNNNNNNNNNNNNNNNNNNNNNNNNNNNNNNNNNNNNNNNNNNNNNNNNNNNNNNNNNNNNNNNNNNNNNNNNNNNNNNNNNNNNNNNNNNNNNNNNNNNNNNNNNNNNNNNNNNNNNNNNNNNNNNNNNNNNNNNNNNNNNNNNNNNNNNNNNNNNNNNNNNNNNNNNNNNNNNNNNNNNNNNNNNNNNNNNNNNNNNNNNNNNNNNNNNNNNNNNNNNNNNNNNNNNNNNNNNNNNNNNNNNNNNNNNNNNNNNNNNNNNNNNNNNNNNNNNNNNNNNNNNNNNNNNNNNNNNNNNNNNNNNNNNNNNNNNNNNNNNNNNNNNNNNNNNNNNNNNNNNNNNNNNNNNNNNNNNNNNNNNNNNNNNNNNNNNNNNNNNNNNNNNNNNNNNNNNNNNNNNNNNNNNNNNNNNNNNNNNNNNNNNNNNNNNNNNNNNNNNNNNNNNNNNNNNNNNNNNNNNNNNNNNNNNNNNNNNNNNNNNNNNNNNNNNNNNNNNNNNNNNNNNNNNNNNNNNNNNNNNNNNNNNNNNNNNNNNNNNNNNNNNNNNNNNNNNNNNNNNNNNNNNaggacccaaaaaaaaaaaaagagttacaCAATTAACTACGCAATTTAGGAACTCAGTGAAATTAAGTGGTTTGTTTGGTGAACCTTTTTGAAAATGATAGCTTCTGCTTCTGTCTTTATATCGCGGGAAAAATCCATAAATAGGACTTCAATTATTTTCGGCTTTTATCATCTACTAGAATGGGACATAAAGCAAAGTTCTATCTTTTTGTGccttttatcattattattttgttattttgtagCATACattgaatataataattaataacgaCCTAGAAAAAGTTGAGAATTTCTTTAATAAAACAGTTAAACACAATAATGAAAAAGCAACTTTTGAGGTGCTCAACTCCAATTCAAATTCCTTttcttcaattaaaaaaaaatcctccTTCTCTTTACAAacttgattgatttcaaaagaGAACAAAGTATGATTGGTGACATTTATTAGCTATGGTAGAGGCTTTGGTTGAGTTGGAGTTGCATACCATTTATGAATCTTGTAAAGTTACAATAACATTAGGtataatatgaatttaattaattttattgcagaaaaaaattaaataaaagagtggaaagagaaagaaaacatgaaaaagtagaaataaaagaaaatggagaTGTGAAAATATAATGCCGAATTTACTTTTGGTGTAAATACCAAAAgaaaatttacatatatatttttttcagtaATAATCTACTTTTGAATGGGGACGATTTTCTTTTATCCATTGAATCATGGGAAAGAACTTGCTTAGTAACAATTAAACTTGtttaaataatattcttttcattctaaattaattgttcattttatttctttgctatgttaaaaaaatgtatatatacataattaaatagtaGGAACAGCACAGATAAAGAGAAAGAGATGAAATCCGTTCAATTTGGTAGTTAACATTGCAACTTCAATTTACACATTTACCCTCTTAGTAAATATTAGTCATTTAGGCAATTGTGCACAAGGAtaaaagttgaaaaagaaatagaaaaata belongs to Arachis duranensis cultivar V14167 chromosome 8, aradu.V14167.gnm2.J7QH, whole genome shotgun sequence and includes:
- the LOC107463243 gene encoding lipase-like PAD4, with amino-acid sequence MVLDEASSFETSEDLATCLTTSPIISESWRLCSVANATAARSFVAENGGGDGEVVYVALSGVQMAEGTESSWRRLVALESIGGESLFSMHRKREEEEVVMVHAAIFDLFSSFFVSFRNQMLPIMRNSKTKSIVITGHSIGGAIASLCSLWLLAYLQHISSSISVLCITFGSPMLGNQSFSNAILKERWGANFIHMVTKHDIMPRILFAPTMPHIAQLNSLLQFWQFSMANPSSLGNLAMQVTDRDKAELFSFVTTYLHHAATQEGVEGLFRPFGSFLFVSDEGAVCVESSAAVIKMMHLMFVTSSPDSSIEDHLKYGDYVNKLSLQFLNKKSSMQGIVPNCSYEAGLELALHSSGITRQQPAFEPAKECLKEARRAGPSPALKAARLAITLSKFVPYRAEIECYKAWCDQQSDQMGYYDLFKRRGSSKREMKVNMNRIKLARFWNNVVDMLERNELPYDFELRAKWINTSHFYKLLVEPLDIAEYYGKGKQKTNGHYIKHGREKRYEIFDRWWKDSVAAREENSERSKFASLTQDSCFWARVEEARDCLDSIRSESDTTKLALLWQSIDKFEKYSMELIENKEVSLDVLAKNSSYSIWLEDLRELRELKAKEKKFSNHFNPFMDGEVIP
- the LOC107463245 gene encoding amino-acid permease BAT1 homolog; this encodes MGSEFTGDTTMDAAEKRLNELGYKQELRREMTMFKTLAISFSTMTLFTGITPLYGSSLQYAGPASLVWGWVVVSFFTWFVGIAMAEICSSFPTTGSLYFWAAHLAGPKWGPFSSWCCAWLETIGLIAGIGTQAYAGSQTLQSIILLSTGTNKGGGYFAPKWLFLCMYIGLTVIWAALNTFALEVIALIDMISIWWQLIGGIVIVIMLPLVSLTTQSASYVFTHLELAPESTGITSKPYAVILAFLVSQYSLFGYDAAAHLTEETKGADKNGPIAILGSIGMISVFGWAYILALTFSIQNFGYLYDTNNETAGAFVPAQILYDAFHGRYHNSIGAIILLFIIWGSFFFGGLSITTSAARVVYALSRDNGVPFSSLWRKLHPKRKVPSNAVWLCAGICILLGLPILKVNVVFTAITSICTIGWVGGYAVPIFARMVMPEKNFKPGPFYLGKAGRPICLIAFLWICYTCSVFLLPTLYPITWNTFNYAPVALGVVLGLIMLWWVVDARKWFKGPVRNIDTQNGKV